One part of the Helicobacter cetorum MIT 99-5656 genome encodes these proteins:
- a CDS encoding DUF535 family protein → MISHKHNPHFLDNIISKSHLTNNPQQLESFYDNLFKVVTNNPQQLESFYDNLFKVVTNNPQQLESFYDNLFKVVTNNPQQLESFYDNLFKVVTNNPQQLESFYDNLFKVVTNNPQQLESFYDNLFRHIDNRIKQSKKEALVVVANIIQMIVYRMYKFACDFETTYKKAHLMGANLRAIEWLLSRPNILITIRDTFSNFCDTRYNKEQHLDLFIQNLIFLHNLQVKDPTTSQAVSLLKAKALTFHRAEIDGGGAYYFNLTSEHVYLNEGFLGITLEYEKEKKQLLYTMKFHILDNKYLVISCMQGIQNLEESYKLFTKNYHRIRPNFFLVKLARELGKLLGCSKLLGLPTEAQISFRFHANDEINVFKFNYDNFFTECEAQLIEIEGRTYWDIPLNEKPIEEYPQKYRSRQRARRKVLETFKEDLEKILVLDE, encoded by the coding sequence ATGATAAGCCATAAGCATAACCCCCATTTTTTAGACAATATCATTTCAAAGAGCCATCTAACCAATAACCCACAACAATTAGAAAGTTTTTATGACAACCTTTTTAAAGTGGTAACCAATAACCCACAACAATTAGAAAGTTTTTATGACAACCTTTTTAAAGTGGTAACCAATAACCCACAACAATTAGAAAGTTTTTATGACAACCTTTTTAAAGTGGTAACCAATAACCCACAACAATTAGAAAGTTTTTATGACAACCTTTTTAAAGTGGTAACCAATAACCCACAACAATTAGAAAGTTTTTATGACAACCTTTTTAAAGTGGTAACCAATAACCCACAACAATTAGAAAGTTTTTATGACAACCTTTTCAGACACATAGATAATAGAATTAAGCAGTCTAAAAAAGAAGCCCTTGTTGTTGTGGCAAACATCATACAAATGATAGTTTATCGCATGTATAAATTTGCTTGCGACTTTGAAACCACTTATAAAAAAGCTCATTTAATGGGGGCAAATTTAAGAGCTATAGAATGGCTATTGTCTCGCCCAAATATTCTCATAACCATAAGAGATACTTTCTCCAATTTTTGCGATACTCGTTACAACAAAGAACAACACCTTGATTTATTCATTCAAAACTTAATTTTTTTACACAATTTACAAGTCAAAGACCCCACAACTTCTCAAGCCGTTTCTCTTTTAAAAGCAAAAGCCCTTACCTTTCATCGTGCAGAAATAGATGGGGGGGGGGCGTACTACTTTAATCTAACAAGCGAACATGTTTACCTTAATGAGGGATTTTTAGGGATAACACTTGAATACGAAAAAGAGAAAAAACAACTTCTTTATACTATGAAGTTCCATATCTTAGACAATAAATATCTCGTTATATCTTGTATGCAAGGCATTCAGAATTTAGAAGAAAGCTATAAACTCTTTACTAAAAATTATCATAGAATACGCCCCAATTTTTTCTTAGTTAAACTTGCTAGAGAATTAGGAAAACTTTTAGGTTGTTCTAAATTGCTCGGTCTTCCTACTGAGGCACAAATATCTTTTCGCTTTCATGCTAACGATGAGATTAATGTTTTTAAGTTTAACTATGACAACTTTTTTACTGAATGTGAGGCACAACTCATAGAAATAGAGGGACGCACCTATTGGGATATTCCCTTAAATGAAAAGCCTATTGAAGAATACCCACAAAAGTATCGTTCTAGACAGAGAGCTAGAAGAAAAGTGTTAGAAACCTTTAAAGAAGATTTAGAAAAAATCCTTGTTCTAGATGAATAA
- a CDS encoding cytochrome b encodes MAEIKKAKNLGEWLDMRLGTNKLAKVLMTEYWIPKNINFLWAMGVILLTLFGVLVVSGIFLLMYYKPDAKMAFDSVNFTIMQEVAYGWLWRHMHATAASMIFVIIYIHMFVAIYYGSYKKGREMIWISGMILFVVFSAEAFSGYMLPWGQMSYWAATVITNLFGGIPFIGADVVEWIRGNYVVADATLTRFFMLHVFLLPITIILLIGVHFYSLRIPHVNNQEGEEIDFELEEKKYIEGKKKESKVIPFWPVFLSKDIFVVCAFMVFFFYLVCYHYDFAMDPINFERANSLKTPPHIYPEWYFLWSYEVLRGFFFNADLGLAAFGVAQVIFFLLPFLDRSQVVAPAHKRPAFMVWFWLLIIDMIVLTIYGKLPPLGASKYIGLAGSVTFLALFFVVLPIITIAERKKQGGVR; translated from the coding sequence ATGGCAGAAATAAAAAAAGCAAAGAATTTAGGCGAGTGGCTGGATATGCGTCTTGGCACTAATAAGCTCGCTAAGGTGCTAATGACAGAATATTGGATTCCTAAGAATATCAATTTCTTATGGGCGATGGGGGTTATTTTATTAACGCTCTTTGGAGTGCTTGTAGTTTCAGGGATTTTCTTGCTTATGTATTACAAGCCTGATGCGAAAATGGCGTTTGATAGCGTGAATTTCACTATCATGCAAGAAGTGGCTTATGGCTGGCTTTGGAGACACATGCATGCCACTGCAGCGAGCATGATTTTTGTTATCATTTATATCCATATGTTTGTAGCGATTTATTATGGCTCTTATAAAAAGGGTCGTGAGATGATTTGGATTAGCGGAATGATTTTGTTTGTGGTCTTTAGTGCGGAAGCCTTTAGTGGGTATATGTTACCTTGGGGGCAGATGAGCTATTGGGCAGCAACCGTTATCACAAACTTATTTGGGGGCATTCCTTTTATTGGGGCTGATGTGGTTGAGTGGATTAGAGGTAATTATGTTGTAGCTGATGCAACTCTAACACGCTTTTTTATGCTCCATGTATTCTTGCTACCTATTACAATCATTTTACTCATTGGGGTGCATTTTTACTCTTTACGCATTCCGCATGTCAATAATCAAGAGGGCGAAGAAATTGACTTTGAACTAGAAGAGAAAAAATACATTGAAGGCAAGAAAAAAGAATCTAAAGTCATTCCTTTTTGGCCGGTATTCTTGTCTAAGGATATTTTTGTGGTTTGTGCGTTCATGGTCTTTTTCTTCTATCTCGTGTGTTACCACTATGATTTTGCCATGGACCCTATCAACTTTGAAAGAGCTAATAGCCTTAAAACTCCCCCCCACATTTACCCTGAGTGGTATTTCTTGTGGAGCTATGAAGTCTTAAGAGGCTTTTTCTTCAACGCTGATTTAGGTCTAGCGGCTTTTGGTGTGGCACAAGTGATTTTCTTCTTGCTTCCTTTCTTAGATAGAAGTCAAGTAGTCGCTCCTGCACACAAACGCCCCGCCTTTATGGTGTGGTTTTGGTTATTAATCATTGATATGATTGTTTTAACTATCTATGGTAAATTGCCGCCACTTGGAGCAAGTAAATACATTGGCTTAGCTGGCTCAGTAACTTTTTTAGCTCTTTTCTTTGTGGTGCTACCCATTATTACGATAGCTGAGAGAAAGAAACAAGGGGGTGTTAGATGA
- a CDS encoding alpha/beta fold hydrolase, which yields MKQSNLHFQSNPDLNIYYHQYTPTDPVGVVVQIAHGMVEYKERYAWLCEELCSRGYDVFINDHRGHGKSVNGSDVFLGEMGEDGFEEAVSDLEKLSRIIKEQFPNHKHVLLGHSMGSLLSRRLAQKQNILLDALILVGTPSPSILLPLSVAVVGVLKKLGLIHQYDIGKIFSKHPRVRRFGGGLRGSWLCKNEQIVETYMNDSLCRFNFTSNSFYNLLVGARRCFSRFEKVPKDLKVLFVSGADDVCGDFSKGVVRAMECLEKQGASGVVVKLFSGLRHEILNEKNKEEVLLEILSWLKGVLSDKSL from the coding sequence ATGAAACAAAGTAACTTGCATTTTCAAAGCAACCCTGATTTAAACATTTACTACCATCAATACACGCCTACAGACCCTGTCGGCGTGGTGGTTCAAATCGCTCATGGCATGGTGGAGTATAAAGAACGCTACGCATGGTTATGCGAAGAGCTATGCTCTAGGGGTTATGATGTGTTTATTAACGACCATAGGGGGCATGGTAAGAGCGTTAATGGGAGTGATGTGTTTTTGGGCGAAATGGGTGAAGATGGTTTTGAAGAAGCCGTAAGTGATTTGGAAAAATTGAGCCGTATTATCAAAGAGCAGTTTCCTAACCATAAACATGTTTTATTAGGGCATAGCATGGGCTCATTACTCTCTAGGCGTTTAGCTCAAAAACAAAACATTCTTTTGGACGCACTCATTCTTGTAGGCACGCCAAGCCCTTCTATATTGCTTCCACTAAGCGTGGCTGTTGTGGGTGTGTTGAAAAAATTAGGCTTGATTCATCAATATGATATAGGTAAGATTTTTTCTAAACACCCTAGAGTCAGGCGCTTTGGTGGGGGCTTAAGGGGAAGCTGGCTTTGTAAAAACGAGCAAATTGTTGAAACATATATGAATGATTCGCTGTGTCGTTTTAACTTTACGAGCAATAGTTTTTATAATCTGTTGGTGGGGGCTAGGCGGTGTTTTTCTCGTTTTGAGAAAGTGCCTAAGGACTTGAAAGTGTTGTTTGTGAGTGGGGCTGATGATGTGTGCGGTGATTTTTCAAAAGGCGTGGTGCGTGCTATGGAGTGTTTAGAAAAACAAGGGGCTTCTGGCGTGGTTGTAAAGCTCTTTAGTGGTTTAAGGCATGAGATATTGAATGAGAAAAACAAAGAAGAAGTGCTTTTAGAAATTTTGAGTTGGTTAAAAGGGGTGTTAAGCGATAAGTCTCTCTGA
- a CDS encoding DUF3226 domain-containing protein yields MKRKIIYVEGESDKIFLMLLNKIKGLGIEHPYIIDCESNTKLSKKAEGIKEYLKAHDVYIIFDSDNNMDKTHEDIKKQLQEKPNREHRLSDEEFEKIKIFLLPKNDGKKHSPKYCELEHLLEKIAKQSENKACYEKFREHYDNLFNEIKEIKSIKKEQKTRSKYWLYPYIMLFVCLRRSFVPCGMTDLDSIATAAKILDDPKNVEILKKLFNFEAKELDPLIEFLKHDKSDKNH; encoded by the coding sequence ATGAAACGAAAAATCATCTATGTAGAGGGCGAATCAGATAAAATCTTTTTAATGCTTTTGAACAAAATTAAAGGCTTGGGCATTGAGCATCCCTACATTATTGACTGCGAAAGCAATACCAAGCTTTCAAAAAAAGCAGAGGGTATTAAAGAATATCTAAAAGCTCATGATGTCTATATCATTTTTGACTCAGACAACAACATGGATAAAACTCACGAAGACATAAAGAAACAACTTCAAGAAAAACCAAATAGAGAACATCGCCTAAGCGATGAAGAATTTGAAAAAATTAAGATTTTTTTATTACCAAAAAATGATGGAAAGAAACATAGTCCCAAATATTGTGAATTAGAGCATTTGCTAGAAAAAATAGCAAAGCAAAGTGAAAATAAAGCATGTTATGAAAAATTTCGCGAACACTACGATAACCTTTTTAATGAAATCAAGGAAATTAAATCTATTAAAAAAGAACAAAAGACACGCAGTAAATACTGGCTATACCCCTATATTATGCTCTTTGTTTGTTTAAGGAGAAGCTTTGTTCCTTGTGGAATGACCGATTTGGATTCTATCGCAACAGCCGCTAAGATACTAGATGACCCAAAAAATGTAGAAATTCTTAAAAAGCTTTTCAATTTTGAAGCAAAAGAACTTGACCCCTTGATTGAATTTTTAAAACATGATAAATCTGATAAGAACCATTGA
- the petA gene encoding ubiquinol-cytochrome c reductase iron-sulfur subunit, with protein sequence MADIKRRDFLGMSLAGVTAVGAVASLVAMKKTWDPLPSVVSAGFTTIDVANMQEGQFSTVEWRGKPVYILKRSKKESFNEKRDFKIGDGVFTTAIQICTHLGCIPTYENEEKGFLCPCHGGRFTSNGVNIAGTPPPRPFDIPPFKIEGTKITFGEAGAEYKSMMGKA encoded by the coding sequence ATGGCAGATATTAAAAGGCGTGATTTTCTAGGGATGAGCTTGGCTGGTGTTACCGCCGTGGGAGCGGTAGCTAGTCTAGTAGCGATGAAAAAGACTTGGGACCCGCTTCCGAGCGTTGTTTCAGCAGGTTTCACCACTATAGATGTTGCTAACATGCAAGAAGGGCAGTTTTCCACCGTAGAATGGCGTGGGAAACCGGTTTATATTCTCAAGCGTTCTAAAAAAGAGAGCTTTAATGAAAAGCGAGATTTTAAAATCGGTGATGGCGTTTTTACCACAGCCATTCAAATTTGCACGCATTTGGGCTGCATTCCTACCTATGAAAATGAAGAAAAAGGTTTTCTATGTCCATGCCATGGGGGGCGTTTCACTTCTAATGGCGTGAATATCGCTGGCACACCCCCTCCACGACCTTTTGACATTCCGCCTTTTAAGATTGAAGGCACTAAAATCACTTTTGGTGAAGCAGGGGCTGAATACAAGAGTATGATGGGCAAAGCATAA
- a CDS encoding cytochrome c1, whose protein sequence is MREFKILVLLIVVIGVIYYGVEPYAHSVMHPKVAPADFAFKDLEPMDLKNGDVKKGKQLVAENCTACHGIKSQNIPAPMDEKSASESFGVVPPDLSHIAGVLDANFLAHFIKDPVKTAKLTHKFNDEKPYPMPAFSQFSDKDLSDIVAYLTSILPEKLSDKEVFAQSCQRCHSLDYAKDKAFSNAKDLTHYLGSEVPDLSMMIRAKGEHGLNVFINDPQKLLHGTAMPRVGLNEKAQKQVIAYLEKAGDSKKHERDTLGIKIMIFFAVLAFLAYAWKRKVWSEVH, encoded by the coding sequence ATGAGAGAGTTTAAGATTTTAGTTTTGCTTATTGTTGTTATAGGGGTGATTTATTATGGGGTCGAGCCTTATGCCCATTCTGTCATGCATCCTAAAGTCGCACCTGCAGACTTTGCTTTCAAAGACTTAGAGCCTATGGATTTAAAAAATGGCGATGTTAAGAAAGGTAAGCAACTTGTAGCAGAGAATTGCACCGCTTGTCATGGCATTAAGTCTCAAAACATTCCTGCACCTATGGATGAAAAAAGCGCTAGTGAATCTTTTGGGGTAGTGCCACCAGATTTAAGCCATATTGCTGGAGTCTTAGATGCGAATTTCTTAGCCCACTTTATCAAAGACCCTGTAAAAACAGCAAAATTGACCCATAAATTCAATGATGAAAAGCCCTATCCTATGCCGGCGTTTAGTCAGTTTAGTGATAAAGATTTGAGTGATATTGTGGCGTATCTCACTTCTATTTTGCCTGAAAAGTTGAGCGATAAGGAAGTGTTTGCGCAAAGCTGTCAAAGATGCCATAGCCTAGATTATGCTAAAGACAAAGCTTTTAGTAATGCTAAAGATTTAACGCATTATTTAGGCTCTGAAGTGCCTGATTTGTCCATGATGATTAGAGCTAAGGGTGAGCATGGACTAAATGTTTTCATTAATGACCCTCAAAAGCTCTTGCACGGCACCGCCATGCCAAGAGTGGGATTGAATGAAAAAGCTCAAAAACAAGTTATAGCCTACTTAGAAAAAGCAGGCGATAGCAAAAAGCATGAGCGAGACACTTTAGGTATTAAGATTATGATTTTCTTTGCTGTGTTAGCTTTCTTAGCTTATGCTTGGAAAAGAAAAGTTTGGAGCGAAGTGCATTGA
- a CDS encoding AAA family ATPase, with the protein MIQSVEIKNYKNFKHLKMENFKLINFFTGNNDTGKTNILEALYINTGFYDPATNRGSLPTHHFKNISEIRNIALNKDNLKTLFYQENTAKPISIHTKFEHTDIPLKIQLAQINDNKKIDLANDDINIKNSIDGIKTKLQLQFSYNPSLSPMTMTYEPKKRDFNLRHPNLDKIGQTYRERAIFIPIELSFIDSLKALQNLRKKSKEWELIEALQCFNPDILNAEDIDGSIYIQVKDEKLPPERIKESPKRLLDLFGWGFTKFFTTTSILIDNRIKYLFIDEIENGLHYTKMREFLKNLFKLAKKLQIQIFATTHNIEFLWKATNNILDKEPEVFKDIALFELNKESSSGFIRHSYSMLEEELPRGMEVRG; encoded by the coding sequence ATGATTCAAAGCGTAGAGATTAAAAATTATAAAAATTTCAAACATCTTAAAATGGAAAATTTTAAGCTCATCAACTTTTTTACCGGCAACAATGATACAGGTAAAACTAATATTTTAGAAGCTCTCTACATTAACACTGGTTTCTATGACCCAGCTACTAATCGGGGAAGTCTTCCTACTCACCATTTTAAAAACATTAGCGAAATTAGAAATATTGCACTCAATAAAGACAATCTGAAGACCCTTTTTTATCAAGAAAATACTGCTAAGCCTATTAGCATTCACACCAAATTTGAACATACAGACATTCCTCTCAAAATCCAACTCGCACAGATAAATGACAATAAAAAAATTGACCTAGCTAACGATGACATTAACATAAAAAATTCCATAGATGGCATAAAGACCAAGCTACAGCTTCAATTCTCCTACAACCCCTCTCTTTCTCCTATGACAATGACTTACGAGCCTAAAAAGCGTGATTTCAACTTAAGACATCCAAACTTAGATAAAATAGGTCAAACTTATAGAGAACGCGCAATATTCATTCCCATAGAGTTATCCTTTATTGATTCTCTTAAAGCGTTGCAAAATTTACGAAAAAAAAGCAAAGAGTGGGAATTGATTGAAGCTTTACAATGCTTCAATCCTGATATTTTGAACGCCGAAGATATAGATGGCTCTATCTATATTCAAGTCAAAGATGAAAAATTGCCACCAGAACGGATAAAAGAAAGTCCTAAAAGACTCCTAGATTTGTTTGGTTGGGGTTTTACCAAATTCTTTACTACTACAAGCATCCTTATTGACAATCGCATTAAGTATCTATTCATTGATGAAATAGAGAATGGTTTGCACTATACAAAAATGCGAGAGTTTTTAAAAAATTTATTTAAGTTAGCTAAAAAACTACAAATTCAAATCTTTGCCACTACGCACAATATAGAATTTTTATGGAAAGCTACCAACAACATACTAGACAAAGAACCTGAAGTTTTTAAAGATATAGCCTTGTTTGAGTTAAATAAAGAAAGTAGTTCTGGTTTTATTAGACACAGCTATTCTATGTTAGAAGAAGAACTGCCTAGGGGTATGGAGGTTAGAGGCTAA
- a CDS encoding peptidoglycan D,D-transpeptidase FtsI family protein, translated as MDTKNIETSFNSERFLQTQKYKSVLTTLVFLVLFLFFLVVAFIKAVFPRTNMPTLIISKQDVATRGTIYSQDNYSLASSQKLFKLGFDTRFLNPDKKDFFIDFLSIYSNISKKSLKNALNTKGYTTLAYDLTPNTAANLKDLNKKFLAFGVFQNFKDKHNKVWQKQGLDIEVSGVSRHYPYQSSLEPIVGYVQKQEEEKLTLTTGKKGVEKSQNHLLKAQQNGIRTGKRDVSFNFIQNHSYTEHERLDGYEVYLSIPLKLQKEIETLLDAAKDKLKAKEILVGIINPKSGEILSLATSNRFNPNTIKTSDYENLNLSIAEKVFEPGSTIKPIVYSLLLEKSLINPKERINLNNGYYQLGKYTIKDDFIPSKKATIEDILIKSSNVGMIKITQNLSPKDFYNGLLGYGFAQKTGIDLSLEATGKIPPLNAFKREVLKGSISYGYGLNATFLQLLRAYAVFSNEGKLCTPYLVQRKTAPNGDIYIPSQKPAFQAISQKSARKMRKTLLKVVRYGTGKNAQFEGLYVGGKTGTARIAKNGSYSEESYNSSFFGFVEDERQVFTIGVVILGSHGKEEYYASKIAAPIFKEITEILVRYHYLSPSIAIQNALEKTKNTK; from the coding sequence TGGATACTAAGAACATTGAGACTAGCTTCAACTCAGAGCGATTCCTACAAACCCAAAAATATAAAAGCGTTCTCACTACCCTAGTCTTTTTGGTGCTTTTTTTATTTTTTTTAGTGGTAGCTTTCATTAAAGCTGTTTTTCCACGAACTAATATGCCGACCTTAATTATCAGCAAACAAGATGTCGCTACCAGGGGGACTATTTATAGCCAAGACAATTATAGTCTAGCAAGCTCACAAAAACTCTTTAAGTTAGGCTTTGACACAAGGTTTCTAAACCCTGACAAAAAAGATTTTTTTATTGACTTTCTCTCAATTTATAGCAATATTTCTAAAAAATCCTTAAAAAACGCACTCAATACTAAAGGCTACACGACTTTAGCCTATGACCTTACGCCAAATACCGCTGCTAATCTCAAGGACTTGAATAAAAAATTTTTAGCCTTTGGAGTTTTTCAAAATTTTAAAGACAAACACAACAAAGTATGGCAAAAACAGGGCTTAGATATTGAAGTGAGCGGAGTTTCTAGGCATTACCCTTATCAAAGTAGCTTAGAGCCTATCGTAGGCTATGTGCAAAAACAAGAAGAAGAAAAACTCACCCTAACTACAGGTAAAAAAGGGGTTGAGAAGTCTCAAAACCACCTACTTAAAGCCCAGCAAAACGGAATAAGAACAGGCAAAAGAGATGTGAGTTTCAATTTCATTCAAAACCACTCTTACACAGAGCATGAACGCCTTGATGGTTATGAAGTGTATTTAAGCATTCCCCTAAAACTCCAAAAAGAAATTGAAACCTTACTGGACGCAGCCAAGGACAAACTCAAAGCCAAAGAAATTTTGGTGGGTATTATCAACCCTAAAAGTGGGGAAATCCTATCTTTAGCTACAAGCAATCGCTTCAACCCTAACACCATTAAAACCAGTGATTATGAAAACTTGAATCTGAGTATCGCTGAAAAGGTCTTTGAACCCGGTAGCACTATCAAACCTATTGTCTATTCGTTGCTATTAGAAAAAAGCCTTATTAACCCCAAAGAACGCATCAATTTGAATAATGGCTACTACCAACTTGGAAAATACACCATTAAAGATGATTTTATCCCTAGTAAGAAAGCGACTATTGAAGATATTTTGATTAAATCTAGTAATGTGGGCATGATAAAAATCACTCAAAACCTAAGCCCTAAAGACTTCTATAACGGGCTTTTAGGCTATGGATTCGCTCAAAAAACGGGTATTGACTTATCTTTGGAAGCCACAGGAAAAATCCCCCCCCTAAACGCTTTTAAGCGTGAAGTGTTGAAAGGAAGTATCTCTTATGGCTATGGGCTTAATGCGACTTTCTTACAACTTTTAAGAGCTTATGCGGTGTTTTCTAACGAAGGTAAATTATGCACCCCCTATTTAGTGCAACGAAAAACAGCACCCAATGGCGACATTTATATTCCTAGTCAAAAACCCGCTTTTCAAGCCATTAGTCAAAAAAGTGCCAGGAAAATGAGAAAAACCTTGCTTAAAGTGGTGCGTTATGGCACAGGCAAAAACGCTCAATTTGAAGGGCTATATGTGGGGGGCAAGACAGGTACCGCTAGAATCGCAAAAAATGGGAGCTATAGTGAAGAGTCCTATAACAGCTCTTTCTTTGGCTTTGTTGAAGATGAAAGGCAAGTTTTTACAATTGGTGTGGTTATCTTAGGCTCACATGGTAAAGAAGAGTATTACGCCAGCAAAATCGCAGCCCCTATTTTTAAAGAAATTACAGAAATTTTGGTGCGTTATCATTATTTGTCGCCCTCTATTGCCATTCAAAATGCATTAGAAAAAACTAAAAATACAAAATGA